A genomic region of Gemmata massiliana contains the following coding sequences:
- a CDS encoding sugar phosphate isomerase/epimerase family protein: protein MLTDRRRFLAASAALAVVPTADARAAEPPKVRPIRIGISTYSFWQFKNNKLRDVETCIDLAGEMGFDAVEVLHRQMTDESPAALQKIKRRAFLNGMGLCGFSIHQGFVYSDKAERQKNIDHTIKCLEMCYAMGIPTMRLNTGRWGTTKSFDDLMKNRGIEPNLPGFTDDDGFKWVIDSIQSCLKTAEKCGVVMGLENHWGLGRTPEGVLKIVDAVNSPWLQVTMDTGNFLEDPYDRLEKMAPKTVLVQAKTYYGGGLWYTLDLDNERIAKMLRKHKYNGFVSLEFEGKEDPHTGVPKSLAALRKAFAV from the coding sequence ATGTTGACCGATCGCCGCCGGTTCCTCGCCGCGTCCGCCGCACTCGCCGTCGTTCCGACCGCCGACGCACGGGCGGCCGAACCCCCGAAGGTCCGGCCCATCCGCATCGGGATCTCGACGTACTCCTTCTGGCAGTTCAAGAACAACAAGCTGCGCGACGTCGAGACGTGTATCGATCTGGCCGGAGAGATGGGATTCGACGCGGTCGAGGTGCTGCACCGCCAGATGACGGATGAATCGCCCGCCGCGCTCCAGAAGATCAAGCGCCGCGCGTTCCTCAACGGGATGGGGTTGTGCGGGTTCTCGATCCACCAGGGGTTCGTGTACTCGGACAAGGCCGAGCGCCAGAAGAACATCGATCACACGATCAAGTGCCTGGAAATGTGCTACGCGATGGGCATCCCGACGATGCGTTTAAACACCGGGCGCTGGGGGACCACGAAGAGCTTCGACGATCTGATGAAGAACCGCGGCATCGAACCGAATCTGCCCGGGTTCACCGACGACGACGGGTTCAAGTGGGTGATCGACTCGATCCAGAGCTGCCTCAAGACCGCGGAGAAGTGCGGGGTGGTGATGGGGTTGGAGAACCACTGGGGGCTCGGGCGCACGCCCGAAGGGGTTCTCAAGATCGTCGACGCGGTCAATTCGCCGTGGTTGCAGGTGACGATGGACACGGGGAACTTCCTCGAAGACCCCTACGACCGACTGGAGAAGATGGCGCCGAAAACGGTTCTGGTACAGGCGAAGACGTACTACGGCGGCGGACTGTGGTACACGCTCGACCTCGACAACGAGCGGATCGCCAAGATGCTCCGCAAGCACAAGTACAACGGGTTCGTGTCACTGGAGTTCGAGGGCAAGGAAGACCCGCACACGGGCGTGCCGAAGAGCCTCGCCGCGCTCCGTAAGGCGTTCGCTGTGTAA
- a CDS encoding DUF6580 family putative transport protein has product MAEPAPQPVSPYFKPMTLALAGVGLALTALLTLTFAQLPTEYSMWNASVIGALALFAAGRLGFWPGVGVTALAIALKDLCLYFTAAWWQPYPLSWVYFTGYVVMGWAFLRRSESISRIMTVALGSGLLFFFVSNFVSWLEKALPHYEHSFAGLVDCYVSAIPFYRGTFVGDVAFSVAFFSAHAVLSRVYFPAERVNAAPEQVGATENHW; this is encoded by the coding sequence ATGGCCGAGCCCGCCCCGCAACCCGTTTCGCCGTACTTCAAGCCGATGACGCTCGCGCTCGCCGGGGTGGGACTGGCACTCACCGCGCTGCTCACGCTGACGTTCGCTCAGTTGCCCACGGAATACAGCATGTGGAACGCCTCGGTGATCGGGGCGCTCGCCCTGTTCGCCGCGGGGCGCCTGGGCTTCTGGCCGGGCGTCGGGGTGACCGCCCTGGCCATCGCGCTGAAAGACCTGTGCCTCTATTTCACCGCGGCCTGGTGGCAGCCGTACCCCCTCTCGTGGGTGTACTTCACCGGGTACGTGGTGATGGGCTGGGCGTTCCTTCGGCGGTCCGAGTCGATCAGCCGCATCATGACGGTGGCACTCGGGTCCGGGCTACTGTTCTTTTTCGTCAGCAACTTCGTGAGCTGGCTGGAAAAAGCGCTGCCCCATTACGAGCATTCGTTCGCCGGACTCGTTGATTGCTACGTTTCGGCGATTCCGTTCTACCGCGGCACGTTCGTCGGCGACGTCGCGTTCAGCGTGGCGTTCTTCAGCGCCCACGCGGTGCTGAGCCGGGTGTACTTCCCCGCGGAGCGCGTGAACGCCGCCCCCGAACAAGTTGGTGCCACGGAGAACCACTGGTGA
- a CDS encoding YciI family protein, with protein sequence MKYAALIEYSQDKALVESHRPAHRAYLTSLMEKNQLFASGPTEDGYGALIIYEADSPEGVEALMKADPFHAAGVFLKWTVRPWKMVFFNANLAPKA encoded by the coding sequence GTGAAATACGCAGCCCTGATCGAGTACAGCCAGGACAAGGCGCTCGTCGAATCGCACCGCCCCGCGCACCGGGCGTACCTGACGAGCCTCATGGAGAAGAACCAGCTCTTCGCGTCCGGCCCGACGGAAGACGGGTACGGCGCGCTCATCATTTACGAAGCCGATTCGCCGGAAGGGGTCGAGGCGCTGATGAAGGCCGATCCGTTCCACGCGGCCGGTGTGTTCCTGAAATGGACCGTTCGCCCGTGGAAGATGGTGTTCTTCAACGCGAACCTCGCTCCGAAGGCGTGA